From the Rhodothermales bacterium genome, the window TGACGGCCGTCGTCTTCGCGCTCCTCGGCCGCGATGCGCCGGGGCGGGTGGCTTCGACCGGGTCGATGATGGCGGGCTTCGTCGCGGCCGTGAAGCTCCCCATCGCCCGCGACCTCGCGCTGCTCTACGCCATCACGTTCGGCGGCTTCGTCGCCTTCGGCGCCTACCTGCCGACGTTCCTGACCGAGGCCTACGCCCTCACCGTGCCGGACGCGGCGCTGCGGGCGGCCGGTTTCATCGTCCTCGCCACGGCGACCCGTCCGGTCGGCGGCGCGCTCGCAGACCGGTTCGGCGGGGTGCCCGTGCTCCTCGGCTCCTTCCTCGCGATTGGCGTCGGCGCGATCGTGACGGCGTTCGAGCCGGACATCGTGACGGCGACGGTGGGCTTCCTGACGATTGCCGCCGCGCTCGGCGTCGGCAACGGGGCCGTGTTCGCGCTCGTCGGCCGGCGCTCGCCGGCCGGGACGGTCGGGAGCGTGACGGGTCTCGTCGGCGCGGCGGGTGGCTTGGGCGGGTTCCTCCCGCCGATCATCATGGGGCTCGTCTTTCAGGCGACGGGGTCGTACGCCATCGGCCTCATGCTGCTCTCGGACGTCGCGTTCGCGGGGGCGGTCTACACGGCGTGGCGTCTGCGGGACGTGAAGCTCCCGAGCGCCTGAGGCTAGGCAAATTGACCGGGGTTGCCCTCGCCTGCTTAGGCCGGCAGGTGAGGTCCGGCCCCGCTCAGCGCCGCAGCGGCGAACCAACGGTATGTCACGGTGCTCTCCTCGCTCCCCCCGACATCCGCCGACTCGACGCGTACCCCGATCAGGTTTGCACGGTAGGCCAACGGGGGGAGGCACTCATCCCATCCGGCCGGGCTCCCTTCACCCCACAGCAGACGGAACCGCAGCCAGCATTCCTTGTCGTCGCGTCCGGCTTCGACGACCACGCGCTCCAGCCCCTGATCCTTCAGGGTCGCGTTGAGCAGGTCTTTAGCGAGTTGGTAGAGTTGCGCAGCTTCGAAGCGGTTGACGGGAGCCTCTAAGCCGTCCCGGTGCACCGAGATAGGGACACGGTGCCGCTGAGCGGCCGTCGCAGCTAGTTCGTCGAGGGCGTTGCCCAGGCTGCCCATCGCTTCCAGGGGTGCGACGGACTGGAACAGGCTCAGCGCCTGCTGGTCCACCTGGTGCAGGTGCGCCGTTAGCTCTAAGGCCTCGTCCGCTTCGGCGAGTTGCCGTCTCTCGAGGTGCCGCGCGAGCTGGCGGCTCATCATGCCGAGTCCCGTGAGCGACTGCCCGAGTTCCTCGTGGAGGCTGTACCCGACGGCCCATCGCTCTTCGTCGCTCGCCCGTAGCACGTGCTGCTCCAGCAGGCGGCGCTCGGTGATGTCCCGCACCGTCACCGTGTACTGGAGCCCCTCCTCGTGTGTCACCGGGACGAAGACGACCTCGACGGGGAAGCAGGCCCCGCTCTCGCGCCGCCCGCCCATCTCGTGAGTACGTGTGGCGCCCTGCTCGGCCGGTCGCAGGAATATGGCGCGGTCCCGCTCGAAACGCACGCGGTGCTCCGGGTTCAAAAGCTCGGCGAAGGGCCGGCCACGGAGCTCCGGCTCGGCATAGCCGAAGATCTGCTCGGCCGCGGGGTTGACTGAGGTGATGCATCCACGCGCGTCCAGCGTCAGAACGCCGTCAGCCGTCGTGGCGAGGACGGCCCGGTGCTTGGCTTCGCTCCTGAGCAGAGCACCCTCGAAGGCCTTCCGCTGGAACGACAGCACGGCGACGGTCCACATCGCGGCGACGGCCAGGAGCCGGTTCGTGAGCGTGATGGACAGCGCCGCGCCCGGCGGGGACAGCCACAGCCCGGCGCCGGTGAGCAACGAGCACACCGCCGCCACGGCGATGATGAGGCGTCGGTCCGGCAACCACATCGCCAGAAGGACGGGCGCGATGTACGGGACGCCCCCCGCGATGCCGAGGGGCAGCCAGAGGTCGACGACGAAGATGACGAGCGTCAGCAGCGCCCCGAAGAGCACGACGTCGGCCCGCGCCTCCCCCCGACGTAGCGGACCGAGGAGGACATCGCGATACGGGGTAACGTTCATCGTTCAGGACGCCGGGGGTGGTCGCTGGAGAGTCGGCACGGTACCATGATCCCCCATCGTTGCGGTTCGACGCGACAGGGGCCACCACCTCGCGCGTGTAAGCTGCATCCCTACACAGCCGCGAGCGTGTGGCCCCCGTACTGGCCTACTGCGTGGCTACCGATCAGGCCCGCGTCGGGATGCCCCGCCGCCTGCAGCGGCCCCGTAGTTTGTCATCCCTCGTTGCCTCTCGCGAACCCCAGCAATGATCACTGTTCAGGAAGCCGACCTCCTCCTAGCCGAGCACGCCTGCACGCGCGGGGCAGTCTCCGTCCCGCTGACGCAGGCCGTTGGCCGCGTGCTCCGCGAGGACGTGGCGGCCGACCGCGACTACCCCCCCTTCGACCGCGTGGCGATGGACGGGATCGCCGTGGCCTCGGCCGGACTGGAAGACGGAGCGCGT encodes:
- a CDS encoding MFS transporter, giving the protein MRALALATLALAVNFWAWNLLGPLAPTYRELLALSPFQVSLLVAVPALIGALARIPIGALTDRYGGRIMFTAVTALTIVPVLFLAATDAYPSLLVGGFFLGLGGASFAVGIPFVNAWVAPERRGLFLGIYGAGNVGTAVSGFLSPPIAGAFGLPSAYLVVAGALAVTAVVFALLGRDAPGRVASTGSMMAGFVAAVKLPIARDLALLYAITFGGFVAFGAYLPTFLTEAYALTVPDAALRAAGFIVLATATRPVGGALADRFGGVPVLLGSFLAIGVGAIVTAFEPDIVTATVGFLTIAAALGVGNGAVFALVGRRSPAGTVGSVTGLVGAAGGLGGFLPPIIMGLVFQATGSYAIGLMLLSDVAFAGAVYTAWRLRDVKLPSA
- a CDS encoding PAS domain S-box protein, whose amino-acid sequence is MNVTPYRDVLLGPLRRGEARADVVLFGALLTLVIFVVDLWLPLGIAGGVPYIAPVLLAMWLPDRRLIIAVAAVCSLLTGAGLWLSPPGAALSITLTNRLLAVAAMWTVAVLSFQRKAFEGALLRSEAKHRAVLATTADGVLTLDARGCITSVNPAAEQIFGYAEPELRGRPFAELLNPEHRVRFERDRAIFLRPAEQGATRTHEMGGRRESGACFPVEVVFVPVTHEEGLQYTVTVRDITERRLLEQHVLRASDEERWAVGYSLHEELGQSLTGLGMMSRQLARHLERRQLAEADEALELTAHLHQVDQQALSLFQSVAPLEAMGSLGNALDELAATAAQRHRVPISVHRDGLEAPVNRFEAAQLYQLAKDLLNATLKDQGLERVVVEAGRDDKECWLRFRLLWGEGSPAGWDECLPPLAYRANLIGVRVESADVGGSEESTVTYRWFAAAALSGAGPHLPA